CCCGATCCCGATCCGCGACGTCGCTCCGCCGGTTCCGGCGCGATGCCGGCCCGTGTGGAGACCGCCACGTTCGCCATGGGCTGATTCTGGGGGCCCGACTCCCGGTTCGGGAGTCTGCCCGGCGTGATCCGGACCCGCGTGGGGTACACCGGCGGCACGCAGGCCGACCCCACCTACCACCGGCTGGGCGATCACACCGAAACGCTCCAGGTGGACTTCGATCCCGACCGAATCTCCTACGCGGAACTGCTGGAAGTCTTCTGGTCCGGTCACCGGCCCACGAGCCGCGCCTGGTCCCGCCAGTACATGGCGGCGGTGTTCTATCACGACGAGACGCAAGCGGAGCTGGCGCGCGCCGGCCGCGACCGACTGGCGGCGCAACTGGGGCGGACGATCGTCACCGAGATCCGCCCGGCGGGGCGGTTCTACCGGGCCGAGGATTACCATCAGAAGTACTACCTGCGGCAGTCGGGGGAGCTGATGCGGGAGTTCCGGCGCCTGTTCCCTGATCCGCAGGCGTTCACCGATTCCACCCTGGCCGCTCGCGTCAACGGCTACGTGGGTGGCAACGGCGGGCTGGCCCGGCTCCATGAGGAGATCGAGGCGCTGGGGATGCGGCCGCCGCAGCGGGACCGGCTGGCGTCCCTGCTGGAGCAGCTGGGTCCGTGACCGGCGGCCGTCAGGGGCGGTCGGGCCGGATCCGGGCCGCCCAGCCGCCGCCGGCCGCCAGCCGGACCGTGAGCTTAGAGTTCCGATCCACGGTCTGTTCCGTCATGAGAAAGTCGCTGCCCCAGCGGTCGGCGTTGGCGCCGTCCGCCCACGCGGTCAACGTGAACGATCCAGGCGGCAGGAAGGACAGGTCGATGGTCAGCTCTCGCGGCGTCCAGTCGGTCATGGCACCCACGAACCACGCGTCGCCCCGCCGGCGGGCCACTGCGACGAAGTCCCCGATCTGCGCATCCAGCACGATGGTCTCGTCCCACACCGTGGGCACTGCCCGCAGCCAGACCATCGCCTCGGGCTCCCGCGCGTAGAGCGCGGGGCTGTCGCACAGCATCTGCAGCGGGCTCTCGTAGACCACGTACATGGCCAGCTGGTGGCAGCGGGTGCCCAGGCTCATGGGCTGCTCGAACACGGGGGCGAAGCTGGCGTGGGCGGCGTTGCGCATGGCGCCGGGGGTGTAGTCCATGGGACCGAGAAGCATCCGCGTGAACGGCAGGGTCACGTCGTGCTCCGGGTTGGCGTCGGCGCACCACTTGCTCTGCTCGAGGCCGCGCACGCCCTCGGTGGCGAGCAGGTTCGGCCAGGTCCGCGTCAAGATGGCCGGGCGCACGGCGCCGTGGAAATCCACGACCATGCGGCGCCGGGCCGCCTCGCGGCACACCCGGTGGTAGAAGTTGATCACCGGCTGGTCGTCCCGCTGCATGAAGTCCACCTTGATCCCCCGGATCCCCCACTGCGCGAACCGGTCGAACGCCGCGTCGAACTGGTCGTCCAGCGTCTGCCAGATCACCCACAGGATCAGCCCCACGCCCCGGGATCGGGCGTAGGCAGCCAGGGCGTCCATGTCCAGGCCGGGGACCACCCGGAGCAGGTCGCCCTGCGGGTACCACCCCTCGTCGAGGATCACGTACTCGAGGCCGTGGGCGGCGGCGAAATCGATGTAGTGCTTGTACGTGGCCGTGTTGACACCGGCGGGGAAGTCCACGCCGGCGAGGTTCAACGCGTTCCACCAGTCCCACGCCACCTTGCCCGGCCGGATCCAGGTGGGGTCGGCCACCTGGCTGGGGGCGGCCAGGAGATACACCAGCGGGTTGGTGATCAGATCGGCGTCCCGCTCGGCGACGGCCACGAGGCGCCACGGATACGTCCGCGTGCCGGCGGTCACCGCGATGTGATCGGCGGTGCGGGTGACGCGCAGGTGGCGGTCTCCGGCGAGCCGCGTCTCCAGGGGCAGCGGCGGGAACGTCGCGTTCAGGCCGTCCCGCCCGTTGCCCCGGAGCCACAGCCCGGGGTAGTCCGCGAGATCCGACTCGGCGACGGCGAGCCGGACGCCGCCGGGCGCCGCCACCACCGCCGGCAGGCTGGCCAGCATGGCGGCGGTGACGTCCGGTAGTGGCAGGCGGACGAACTCCCGCTCGTTGTGCGAGAAAAAGCCGTCCTCGCGGGGATAATACACGGTGCAGTCGCCGGCGAACCGGAACTCCGCCTCCTCGTCCCACACCGTCACGCGGTCCTGCGGAATCGCTGTCTCGAACCGATAGGCGACGCCCTCGTTGTAGGCGCGGAAGACCGCCTCGCCGCCTCCGGCCAGAATCAGCCGCAGTTCGTGGTAGCGCTCCGGGATCCGGGCAGCCTTCTGCGGGACGGGAGGCGCCACGGTGTCGTCGACGCGGCGCTCGGTGGTGGCGGCGATCCGCGGCGCCAGCCCCACGGCGGCGTCGCCGATGCGCAGCACGCAGGTGCAGTCCGGCATCACGACGCGGCCGCGCAGGGCGACGTCGTAGCGGAGCCGGTCCGCCGCCCGGACCGTCACCGCGATCCGGCCGTCGGGCGACTCCAGCCGGTAGGCGTTCTCCGCCGTCTGGGCGGCTGCCGGCGCGGCGGCGGCGAGGACGGCGATCCCGGCGCAGGCGATGAGCCGGATGATCCGCGGCGTCGTGGGCATGGCATCCTCCTTGAATCAATCACCGGCCGAGTGGGCGGAGGCGGTGAGCGGGAAGCCGTCGCTGTCCAGCGGAACGATGGCGCCGCAGCCGAGTGCCTCCAGGTCGGGGCGCACGGCGGCCGCGTCGCCCACGATGACGACCGCCAGGCGGTCTGTCCGGATGTGCCGGGCGCCGGCCTCGGCCACATCCGCGGCCGTGACGGCGCGGATGCGCCCGGGCAGCGCTTCGGGCTCGTCGTCGGGCAGGCCGAAGAGGTAGACGTCGAGGAGCTCCCGGACGATCTGGTCGGACGTCTCGAACCGGCGGGCATAGCCGTTGACCAGCGAACCTTGCGCGTAGGCGAGTTCCCCGGCGCTGAGCGGCCGGGCGCCGGCGATGCCGTCGAGCTCGGCCAGAATCTCCCGGAGGGCCGCGGCGGTGACTCGCGTCTCCACGGGCGCCGTGGCGGTCAGGGTGCCGCCGGCGGCCTCGAAACTGACGCGGGAGCGGGCGCCGTAAGTGTACCCCTTGTCCTCGCGCAGGTTCAGGTTCAGCCGCGAGACGAACTGGCCGCCCAGGGCGGTGTTGAGCACCGTCAGGGCGGCGAAATCGGGGGCGGTCCGGGGGCTGCCCGCCAGCGCGGCCGTGACCACCGACTGGGGGGCGCCCGGCCGGTCCAGCAGGTAAACGGTCCGATTGCCGGGCGGGGGCACCGGGGGCGGGCCGGCGGCCGGCACCGGCGCGGCGGGCCAGGCAGCCAGTCCGCCGAGGGCGGACTCCAGCTCCGGGCGGGAGATGTCGCCGGCGACGACAAGCACCGCGTTGCCCGGCACGTAAGCGGCGTGCCAATGCGCCCGCACCTCGTCGAGGGTGACGGCGGCCAGGCAGGCGGCGGTGCCCGCCACCGGGTGCGCGTACGGATGCGCGCCGTAGACCGCCCGCTGGGCGGCCACCGCGGCCAGGTAGTGAGGCTGGTCCTGGAGCTGGGTGAGGCGCACCTGACGCTGCTGCCGCAGGCGCTCCATCTCGGCAGGGGGGAAGTCGGGCCGGATGACCATGTCCGCGAGCAGCGCCAGCGACGGCGCCAGGCGATGCCGCAGCGCCGAGAGGCTGGCGATGACGGCGTCCGGCCACGTCACCCAGGACAGCTCGGCGCCCAGCGCCTCGACGGCCTCGGCCAGCTCGGTGGAGGAGCGGCCGCCGGCGCCCTCCCGCAGCATGGCCGCGGTCAGGTCGGCCAGCCCGGGACGGGTAGCCGGCTCGGCGGCCAGCCCGCCGCGCACGATGAGGCAGCCGCTCACCAGCGGCAGCTTGTGATGCTCCGCCAGCACCACCCGGAGGCCGTTGGGCAGCGTGAACGTCTGCCGCGGCGGCAGCCGGAACGCGGACTCGGGCCCGGGCCCGGGCATGACGGTCCGGTCCACGCCGACTGCCGCCGGGCAAGCCGACGGCGCCAGCGGCGGCAGCGGTTCCACCCGGGCGACCAGCCGCCCCGCGCCCAGGTAACGTCGGGCCGCCGCGACGACCGCCTCGGGTGTCAGATCGAGGTAACGCTGCAACTCCCAGCGGAACATGTCCGGCCGGCCCAGGTAGTGATAAAACTCGTTGATCCGGTCGGACACGCCGCCGAAGCCGCCCAGGGACTGGAGGCTCCGGATGTAGGCGGCGGTGTTGTCGGTGAGGACGCGCTCCAGCTCCGCCGTGGGTATGCCCCCGTCCAGCGCCTCCCGGACGACGTCGAAGGCGGCGGCCTCGACGGCCTCGGACGTCTGACCGGGGCGCGGGGTGAGCATCAGGTTGAGCGTCCCCGCGATCTGCCGGGCGTCGTGCCAGGCCACGGCGTCCTGGGCGATCTGCCGCTCGTAGACGAGGCGCTGGTAGAGGCGTGACGTCCGCCCGCCGCCCAGCACCCGGGCGAACACGTCCAGCGCGGCGTCGTCGCCGGCATACAGCGGCACGGTGGGCCAGGCTGCGTAGACGCGGGGCAGCTGGACGCGGTCGCCGATGAGCAGCCGCATCTCGCCGTCGAGCGCCGGCACCCAGCGCCCGGGCCGGGAAACAGGCGGTCCGGGGGGGATCGCGCCGAAATACGTCGCCACGAGTTCTTTCGCCCGGGCCGATTCGAAGTCGCCCGCCAGGCACAGGCTGGCGTTGTTGGGCGTGTACCAGGTCCGGAAGAAATCGCGGACGTCCTCGAGCGTCGCCGCGGCGATGTCCGCCATGAACCCGATGGTGGGCCAGCTGTATGGGTGGTGGGGTGGGTAGAGGGCGGCGGCCATCCGCTCGGCCACAAGACCGTATGGCCGGTTCTCGTAGCTCTGGCGCCGCTCGTTCTGCACCACGGCGATCTGATTGGCCAGCCGCTCGGGCGTCAGGGCGTCCAGCAGAAAACCCATCCGGTCGGCCTCCAGCCAGAGCGCCCGCTCGAGATAGGCGGCCGGGACGAGTTCCCAGTAGCGGGTGCGGTCGGTGTCGGTGCCGCCGTTGACGCTGCCGCCGATCTCTTGCAGGGGGTGGAAGAAATCCGCGTCATGGTGCTTGGACCCTTGAAACATCATGTGCTCAAACAGGTGGGCGAAGCCGGTGCGCCCCGGCCGCTCGTTCTGGGAGCCGACGCGGTAGCTGACGTTTACCGCCGCCAGGGGCAGGGTGTGATCCTCCAGCAGGAACACGGTCAGCCCGTTGGATAGCCGGTACTCCTCGATGGGAAATGCGGGGAGGGGATTCTCCTGGACGGGCATGGCACCTCCGGTGCGGGTCGGGCTCAGGGGGCGGACGGCCCTCCGGTGAAGGCCAGCGTGTACGCCGGCACGATCTCGGACGGGTGATAGGACAGCTTGGCCTGCCGCAGCCCCGGCTCGCCCAGGTCCTCCTCGCGGTTGATCCGGAGGAAGCCCAGGTCGCGGATGAGCCGGGCGCACTCCATGTTGAGCACCTGGTAGATTCCCTTGTGCCGGCGGTCGGCTTTCTCGAAATGCACCGCCGCCGTGTCGGGCGCGATGGGCTCAAACACCGCCATTCCGGCCACGGTGCCGCCCACCCGGAGCAGGATGCCGTCCTGCCGCAGGACACCGAAGTGCGCCAGGGTCTCTTTCAGCGCGTCCAGTTCAAAACGGAGCAGGCGGTTGACGTTCGCGTTGACCGGTTCGCTGACCTCCCGGCAGGCGTCGAGGCAGTCGGGCACCGTCGCCGCCGTGAGCCGCTCCACCTGCCATGTGTACAGTTCACGGGTCTGGGCGATGAGGTTGCGCTTTTTGGCGTACCGCCGCCCGGCCAGCTCGGCCAGGTCCTCGGACCGGTAGACGTAGTTGGCGAACGCCCGATCCTCGGCGACGGTGAAATGGCGGACAAACTCCGGGTGGCGGTCGATGAACGCCCGGCTGACGCAGACGATTCGCAGCGGTTCGGCCAACCGGCCGATTTCGGCGAGGAGCCGGGCCTGGCTCTCGGGAGGGAAGAGGCCCACGGGCTGGAGCAGGTTGAGTCCCTGCGGCGGATCGTTTGGATGGCTGGTGGTGATGAGGAGGGTATCCGGGTCGAGGAGCGCCCAGGCGTGGGCGAAGGGAATCCGCCAGGCGAACTGGGCGGCGAACGTGAAACCTGACAGCGGCTGGGGAAACCGGCGGTAAAAGCCTTCCAGCAGCGCTTGATCCGCGAGGTCGACGCGCCGGAACTCCCGGCCCAGGAAGAGAAACGGATCAGTCATGGTCACGCTCATGAAGCATCAGCTGGTAACCCGGCCGGGCATGGAAACCCAGTCGCTCGTAAAACGCCTGGGTGCCGGGCTCGGCCACGAGCCCGATCCAATCGAGACCCCGGTTCCGGCAGCGCGCCGTGAGGCGGCGGACGATCTCCGCGCCGATGCCGCGACCCCGCAGATTGCGGCGGACCACGACGTCCTGGATGTAGGCGTCGCTGGCGCCGTCGGAGATCGCCCGGCCCATGCCCACGGCGGCGCCGGCGGCATCGCGGGCCACGAGGAAGGCGAAGCTGCCGCGGATCATTGCGGGAATGGCTGTCCGTGACCAGCGCTCGTCCCACCAGCCGCCCTCGCGGTATAGGTCCACCACCGTTTCAACGGGGAGCGTGGTGACAAACTCGTAGCGGATGCCGTCCATGTCGCCTCCGGATGACGCCGGCGTCCGGCGCCCGAATCGTCCGCCATTATACCCCAGCCTCCGCCGCCCGTCACCGCCTCCCGGCGACGCGGATTTCGCTTGGCGGCGTGGCGGCTTTGCGCGAGAATGGGCGCTCGAGAAGCGCCATGATCGACATACCCGACGACATCATTTCACCCGTTCCCCCCGGCGGCCCGCCGGCGGGGCCTACCCCCGAGGCGCCCGCCCCCGCGGTGCCGCCGCCGGCGAAGCGGAGCCTGGCCCGGCGGATCCGGGCGGTGGCCTGGAAGGCGGGGCTGGTCCTGCTCCTGGTGCCGCCCGTCGAGGTGGCTGTGCTCCGTTTCGTGCACCCGCCGGTGACCACGGTCATGCTGGTCCAGTCAGCGGAAAATCTGCTGAAGGGACGTCCCGCCGGCTGGCGGCACACGAACGTCCCGGCCGAGCAAATATCGCCGTGGCTCTTCTCGGCGGTGCTCGCCGCCGAGGACCAGCGCTTCTTCAACCACCACGGCTTCGACCTCGTGGAGATCGAAAACGCCCGGAACAAGCACCAGCGCAATCCCAAGAGACCGCTCCGCGGCGCCAGCACCATCACCCAGCAGGTGGCCAAGAACCTCTTCCTGCCCCCGTGGCGGTCGTTCCTGCGCAAGGGCGCCGAGGCCTACTACACAGTCTGGCTGGAGCTGCTCTGGCCGAAGCGGCGGATCCTGGAGGTGTACGCCAACGTCGCCGAGTTCGCCCCCGGAGTCTATGGGGCGGAGGCGGCCGCCCGGCACCACTTCCGGAAGCCGGCCGCCCGGCTCACGCCGCGCGAGGCGGCGCTGCTCGCGGCCGTGCTGCCCAATCCGAAGCGCTGGAACGCCGCCCGCCCCACCGCCTACATCCAGGGCCGGGCAAGCTGGATCCAGAGCCAGTTTGTTTCACTGCCGGAGGAGTACTGGCCGCGCCCGCGGCGGTGAAGGACTCCGCCCAGTGGGGCCGAACCGCCGCGGTCCCCTGTCAGCTATCAAACACTCCTCACCAAAGCGGTTCGCGGTTGGCGATTTCCAGGGTGACGGCGAGGACCAGGCGGGCGATGTGCGCCATCTTGTCGTAATCCAACCGGTCGGGCGTGTCCGTTGGCTTGTGCGTGTCGGAGACCCGGCCCGAATAGAAGTTCACCGCGGGGATGCCCGTCGCGTCGAACACATAATGGTCGCTACTGCCCAGATTTTTGGGATGGACATATTTCAACGGCCAACGCACCGTCCGCTCATTCACCGTCTCGATGATACGAGTGAAGGACGGGGTGACCCGGTCGGAATCAAGGGCATATTGCGGCCGGTCAGCGGAAGCACCGTCTTCGGTCCGGCCAATCATGTCCATGTTCAGGTCGGCGACGATTCGAGTGCGGTCCACGGACCCGCGTGTCAGGAAATATCGGGCCCCCATGGATCCGCCCTCTTCTCCGGTGAGAACCGCGAACAACACCGACCGCCGGGGCGGTTGAGCAGCGACCACGCGCGCGATTTCCAACAACGCCGCCACGCCGCTGGCGTTGTCGTTGGCCCCCGGGAAGATCTGTCCGTCGGCGGCTGGCGGCAGATGGTCCAGGTGGGCGGATACCACCACGACCTGTTCCTTCAGGGCAGGATCCGTCCCCTCGACCAGACCCAGCACGTTCCAGCTGTCGACCGCCTCTTCTTGGACCGGAACCGTGATCGACAGGGTCACCCCCGCCAACGGTCCTGGGGGAATTTGCCCGGCGCTGACCGTGGCCGGATCGGGCGCCGCCTGTCCGGAGAACAGGGCCCGGCCCAGTTCCGCCGACAGGACGCCCAGAGGGGTGCCTCCAAAGGCGCCGGGCGCCGGGTCATTGAGTCCGAATTGGGGGCCATCAGGAACATCAGGTATCGCGTTGAAACCGGCGGCCAGTTCGGCATCCGGCAGAACCAGCGCGGCGGCGACACCCCGCAGTGACATCAATTTTCGCAGCACAGAGTTCATGGGGGCATATGTCCGGTGCAGGTTTTCCGGAAGGACCGGCCGGCCATCATGCACGGGCGCGCCCATCAGCAGCAGGACTGCCCGGCCCGACACGTCCAGACCCTTGAAATCATCCCAGCCGGCTTCAGGTTCGTGGATGCCGAATCCGGCGAAAACCACCGGGAGCGGTTTCCCGTCGCCGACCAGTCCTTCGAGTGCGAACAGCTTCAAATGACCGGCCGGAAAATGCAGGATCCCGTCGGAAGTCCGCACGTCCACCTGGGCGGCTTCGGTGACGGTGCGTCGGACCAGGGGAACCGGCTGCAGGTATGTCGGCGCCTCGGGTGGACCGGCGGCCGGCTTCACGCCGGCGGCCCGAAACCGGCTGACGGCATATTCGGCGGCGATGCGGAATCCTTCAGAACCCGGGGAGCGTCCGGCCAGGGCATCAGCCGCCAGGAAACAGCAGTGTTCCTTGAGACGTTCGGCGGTGACGGGATCGGCCGCCGGGTTTGTCTCCGCGGCCGGCATGATGATGGACGCGGCTGCCAAGGCTATCAATATCAGACAAAGAACGACCGGTCTTCGGTTGTCGCAGATCATGAGATGCCTCCAATAAGCCGGCGGTGTGGCATTCCTCCGGCCCGGACGGGCGGGGGGCGGCTGATCATTTTATACGCCGCTGTCTGGCGGAATGTTACATGCGCCAGGCTTGAGGTATGTCTGCGTCCGGTTCACGCCGCCTCAACGGATGAGGCGGAGCGGCTGATCTGCTCGCCCGAGAAGGAGTTGGCAAGCGGGCGCCGAACTGGTATCATCGGAGTTCGGCGCCGCCGCCCGTCCCCCGACGGGCCGGGACGCGGGAGGAGACCGGCCATCCGACACCTCAAGATCCTCGCCCCCTATCTCTGGAAGTACCGCCTGGCGCTGCTGGCCGGCTTCGCCTGCATGCTGCTGCAGAACTACGGCTACGTGCGGGTGCCGGAATTCTTCAAGCGGACCCTCGACGAGATCACCGGCGCCAACCGCGCCGGGGTGGTCCTCGAGAACCTGCTCTGGGCCGGGCTGGTGATGGTGCTCACCGGCGGCGCCATGTTCCTCATGCGGAACCTGATCATCGGCGCCTCGCGCAAGATCGAGTACGAGCTGCGGGAACGCCTCTACGGCCGCCTGCTGGCGCTGGACTTCACCTTCTACCAGGCCAACCAGACCGGCGACCTGATGAGCCGCTGCACCAACGACCTGAACGAGGTCCGCACCCTGCTGGGGCCGGGGGTCATGTACGTGCCGAACGCGCTGACCCGCTTCCTCTTCTTCATGCCGGTGCTCTTCGCCCTGTCCGGTCCCCTGATGCTCATGGTCTGCGGGATGCTGGTGGTGCTCATCCTGTTGATCGTGGTGGTGCTGCCGCGCCTGCGCCCCATGTACCGGCGGATCCAGGAAACCCTGGCCTCGATCAACAACCAGGTCTGGCAGGTCATCGCCGGCATCCAGACCGTCAAGCTCTACACCATGGAGGACACCGAGCTCGAGCGGTTCGAGACGCTCAATCGCGGCTACGTCCGGCATCAGATGCGGGTGGCCACCCTGCGCGGTTTCATCTGGCCGTTCTTCATCTTCCTGCTGGGAGTGGTGGAGCTGGTGATCCTGGTGGTGGGCGGCGGACAGGTGATCCGCGGCGAGATGACCCTCGGCGAGCTGCTCCAGTTCAACGTCATGGTGGGCTATCTCACGTTCCCGGTGCTGTCGCTGGGCTGGATCATGTCGCTGGTCCAGCAGGGGTTGGCGGCGCTGGAGCGGCTGAACTACATCCTGGAGTACCCGGTGGAGCCCCAGGCGGGCCTCCAGACGGTCGCCGACGGTGGCCTGGCCTTCAGCGTGCGGGGGCTGCGGTACCGCTATCCGGCCGGGGGGGAGGACGTACTCCGTGGTGTGGACCTCGACATCGCGCCCGGCCAGACGGTGGGGATCACCGGCATGGTTGCGAGCGGCAAGTCCACGCTCCTGCACGTCCTGTGCGGGCTGCTCCGGCCGGAGCCGGGCATGGTGCGGCTCAACGGGACGGACCTGACCGCTCTGCAGCCCGACGACGTCTACGGGCAGATCGCCGTGGTGCCCCAGGAGACCTTCCTGTTCTCCCGCACCGTGGCCCGGAACATCGCCCTGGGCGCCGACGCCGCCGACCCGGCGGGCGTCCAGGCGGCGGCCGTCCAGGCCGGTCTTGACAAGGACATCCAGACCTTCCCCCACGCCTACGACGAGATGGTGGGCGAGCGGGGCATCACCCTGTCGGGCGGGCAGAAGCAGCGGGTGGCCATCGCCCGCGCGCTCTGGCGCGACCGACCGGTGCTCTTCTTCGACGATGCGCTCTCCAGCGTGGACGCCGCCACCGAGTCGGCGATCCTGGAGAGCCTTCGGGGACTGCGCCAGCGCAAGACCCTGGTGGTCGTTTCCCACCGCATCTCGGCGCTGAAGGCGTCCGACGTCATCCACGTCATGGACGCCGGCCGGATCGTGGAATCGGGCACCCACGAGGAACTGCTGGCGCGGCAGGGGCTGTACTTCCGCATGGCCCGGCTGCAGCAGATGGAGCTGGCCCTGGCCGGAGGCGTCAATGAACACTGACGCCGCCCCCGACCAGGCCCCCATCCGCGACTGGCGGCAGCTCCTGCGGCTGCTCGCCTACGTGCGCCGCCGCTGGCTCCTGGCGGCCGCATCGGTGCTGCTGATGCTCGTCTTCAACGTGGCGGGAGTGGCGGAGCCGTACCTTGTCAAGCTGGGAATTGACCGTGACGTGGCCGCCGGCGACTTCGCCGGGCTGCAGCGCACCGCCCTGTGGCTGGGATTGCTCATGGTGGTGGGCCTGGTCTGCCAGTTCCTGTTCAACTACGCGGTGCAGTCCCTGGGGCAGCGGCTGCTCTTGGACCTCCGGATGG
The sequence above is drawn from the Acidobacteriota bacterium genome and encodes:
- the msrA gene encoding peptide-methionine (S)-S-oxide reductase MsrA, producing the protein MPARVETATFAMGUFWGPDSRFGSLPGVIRTRVGYTGGTQADPTYHRLGDHTETLQVDFDPDRISYAELLEVFWSGHRPTSRAWSRQYMAAVFYHDETQAELARAGRDRLAAQLGRTIVTEIRPAGRFYRAEDYHQKYYLRQSGELMREFRRLFPDPQAFTDSTLAARVNGYVGGNGGLARLHEEIEALGMRPPQRDRLASLLEQLGP
- a CDS encoding glycoside hydrolase family 97 protein gives rise to the protein MPTTPRIIRLIACAGIAVLAAAAPAAAQTAENAYRLESPDGRIAVTVRAADRLRYDVALRGRVVMPDCTCVLRIGDAAVGLAPRIAATTERRVDDTVAPPVPQKAARIPERYHELRLILAGGGEAVFRAYNEGVAYRFETAIPQDRVTVWDEEAEFRFAGDCTVYYPREDGFFSHNEREFVRLPLPDVTAAMLASLPAVVAAPGGVRLAVAESDLADYPGLWLRGNGRDGLNATFPPLPLETRLAGDRHLRVTRTADHIAVTAGTRTYPWRLVAVAERDADLITNPLVYLLAAPSQVADPTWIRPGKVAWDWWNALNLAGVDFPAGVNTATYKHYIDFAAAHGLEYVILDEGWYPQGDLLRVVPGLDMDALAAYARSRGVGLILWVIWQTLDDQFDAAFDRFAQWGIRGIKVDFMQRDDQPVINFYHRVCREAARRRMVVDFHGAVRPAILTRTWPNLLATEGVRGLEQSKWCADANPEHDVTLPFTRMLLGPMDYTPGAMRNAAHASFAPVFEQPMSLGTRCHQLAMYVVYESPLQMLCDSPALYAREPEAMVWLRAVPTVWDETIVLDAQIGDFVAVARRRGDAWFVGAMTDWTPRELTIDLSFLPPGSFTLTAWADGANADRWGSDFLMTEQTVDRNSKLTVRLAAGGGWAARIRPDRP
- a CDS encoding insulinase family protein; this translates as MPVQENPLPAFPIEEYRLSNGLTVFLLEDHTLPLAAVNVSYRVGSQNERPGRTGFAHLFEHMMFQGSKHHDADFFHPLQEIGGSVNGGTDTDRTRYWELVPAAYLERALWLEADRMGFLLDALTPERLANQIAVVQNERRQSYENRPYGLVAERMAAALYPPHHPYSWPTIGFMADIAAATLEDVRDFFRTWYTPNNASLCLAGDFESARAKELVATYFGAIPPGPPVSRPGRWVPALDGEMRLLIGDRVQLPRVYAAWPTVPLYAGDDAALDVFARVLGGGRTSRLYQRLVYERQIAQDAVAWHDARQIAGTLNLMLTPRPGQTSEAVEAAAFDVVREALDGGIPTAELERVLTDNTAAYIRSLQSLGGFGGVSDRINEFYHYLGRPDMFRWELQRYLDLTPEAVVAAARRYLGAGRLVARVEPLPPLAPSACPAAVGVDRTVMPGPGPESAFRLPPRQTFTLPNGLRVVLAEHHKLPLVSGCLIVRGGLAAEPATRPGLADLTAAMLREGAGGRSSTELAEAVEALGAELSWVTWPDAVIASLSALRHRLAPSLALLADMVIRPDFPPAEMERLRQQRQVRLTQLQDQPHYLAAVAAQRAVYGAHPYAHPVAGTAACLAAVTLDEVRAHWHAAYVPGNAVLVVAGDISRPELESALGGLAAWPAAPVPAAGPPPVPPPGNRTVYLLDRPGAPQSVVTAALAGSPRTAPDFAALTVLNTALGGQFVSRLNLNLREDKGYTYGARSRVSFEAAGGTLTATAPVETRVTAAALREILAELDGIAGARPLSAGELAYAQGSLVNGYARRFETSDQIVRELLDVYLFGLPDDEPEALPGRIRAVTAADVAEAGARHIRTDRLAVVIVGDAAAVRPDLEALGCGAIVPLDSDGFPLTASAHSAGD
- a CDS encoding DUF2156 domain-containing protein, which codes for MTDPFLFLGREFRRVDLADQALLEGFYRRFPQPLSGFTFAAQFAWRIPFAHAWALLDPDTLLITTSHPNDPPQGLNLLQPVGLFPPESQARLLAEIGRLAEPLRIVCVSRAFIDRHPEFVRHFTVAEDRAFANYVYRSEDLAELAGRRYAKKRNLIAQTRELYTWQVERLTAATVPDCLDACREVSEPVNANVNRLLRFELDALKETLAHFGVLRQDGILLRVGGTVAGMAVFEPIAPDTAAVHFEKADRRHKGIYQVLNMECARLIRDLGFLRINREEDLGEPGLRQAKLSYHPSEIVPAYTLAFTGGPSAP
- a CDS encoding GNAT family N-acetyltransferase — its product is MDGIRYEFVTTLPVETVVDLYREGGWWDERWSRTAIPAMIRGSFAFLVARDAAGAAVGMGRAISDGASDAYIQDVVVRRNLRGRGIGAEIVRRLTARCRNRGLDWIGLVAEPGTQAFYERLGFHARPGYQLMLHERDHD
- the mtgA gene encoding monofunctional biosynthetic peptidoglycan transglycosylase; the encoded protein is MIDIPDDIISPVPPGGPPAGPTPEAPAPAVPPPAKRSLARRIRAVAWKAGLVLLLVPPVEVAVLRFVHPPVTTVMLVQSAENLLKGRPAGWRHTNVPAEQISPWLFSAVLAAEDQRFFNHHGFDLVEIENARNKHQRNPKRPLRGASTITQQVAKNLFLPPWRSFLRKGAEAYYTVWLELLWPKRRILEVYANVAEFAPGVYGAEAAARHHFRKPAARLTPREAALLAAVLPNPKRWNAARPTAYIQGRASWIQSQFVSLPEEYWPRPRR
- a CDS encoding M20/M25/M40 family metallo-hydrolase — encoded protein: MICDNRRPVVLCLILIALAAASIIMPAAETNPAADPVTAERLKEHCCFLAADALAGRSPGSEGFRIAAEYAVSRFRAAGVKPAAGPPEAPTYLQPVPLVRRTVTEAAQVDVRTSDGILHFPAGHLKLFALEGLVGDGKPLPVVFAGFGIHEPEAGWDDFKGLDVSGRAVLLLMGAPVHDGRPVLPENLHRTYAPMNSVLRKLMSLRGVAAALVLPDAELAAGFNAIPDVPDGPQFGLNDPAPGAFGGTPLGVLSAELGRALFSGQAAPDPATVSAGQIPPGPLAGVTLSITVPVQEEAVDSWNVLGLVEGTDPALKEQVVVVSAHLDHLPPAADGQIFPGANDNASGVAALLEIARVVAAQPPRRSVLFAVLTGEEGGSMGARYFLTRGSVDRTRIVADLNMDMIGRTEDGASADRPQYALDSDRVTPSFTRIIETVNERTVRWPLKYVHPKNLGSSDHYVFDATGIPAVNFYSGRVSDTHKPTDTPDRLDYDKMAHIARLVLAVTLEIANREPLW
- a CDS encoding ABC transporter ATP-binding protein; protein product: MASGRRTGIIGVRRRRPSPDGPGRGRRPAIRHLKILAPYLWKYRLALLAGFACMLLQNYGYVRVPEFFKRTLDEITGANRAGVVLENLLWAGLVMVLTGGAMFLMRNLIIGASRKIEYELRERLYGRLLALDFTFYQANQTGDLMSRCTNDLNEVRTLLGPGVMYVPNALTRFLFFMPVLFALSGPLMLMVCGMLVVLILLIVVVLPRLRPMYRRIQETLASINNQVWQVIAGIQTVKLYTMEDTELERFETLNRGYVRHQMRVATLRGFIWPFFIFLLGVVELVILVVGGGQVIRGEMTLGELLQFNVMVGYLTFPVLSLGWIMSLVQQGLAALERLNYILEYPVEPQAGLQTVADGGLAFSVRGLRYRYPAGGEDVLRGVDLDIAPGQTVGITGMVASGKSTLLHVLCGLLRPEPGMVRLNGTDLTALQPDDVYGQIAVVPQETFLFSRTVARNIALGADAADPAGVQAAAVQAGLDKDIQTFPHAYDEMVGERGITLSGGQKQRVAIARALWRDRPVLFFDDALSSVDAATESAILESLRGLRQRKTLVVVSHRISALKASDVIHVMDAGRIVESGTHEELLARQGLYFRMARLQQMELALAGGVNEH